The Azospirillum brasilense genome window below encodes:
- a CDS encoding TatD family hydrolase, whose protein sequence is MLVDSHCHLDFPDFAEELDAVVDRARRAGVGRMVTICTYLSRFDRILAVAERYDDVLCSLGVHPHQAAEEIAGVSVERLVELSKHPKVIGLGETGLDYFYDKSPRDVQQECFRRHIRASLETGLPLIVHTRDADDDTMRIVREEAAGQPVNGLLHCFSSGRQLAEEALDFGFYISLSGIVTFKKSEDLRAIVKDVPLDRILVETDAPYLAPIPFRGKRNEPAYVAHTAACVAGVKGVDEAEMARISTENFFRLFPRAGSAEQAVA, encoded by the coding sequence ATGCTGGTCGATAGCCACTGCCATCTCGACTTTCCCGATTTCGCCGAGGAGCTGGACGCGGTCGTCGACCGCGCCCGGCGGGCGGGGGTGGGGCGGATGGTGACCATCTGCACCTACCTGTCGCGCTTCGACCGCATCCTGGCGGTCGCCGAACGCTACGACGATGTCCTGTGCTCGCTCGGCGTCCATCCGCATCAGGCGGCGGAGGAGATCGCCGGGGTGTCCGTCGAACGCCTCGTCGAGCTGTCGAAGCACCCGAAGGTGATCGGGCTGGGCGAAACCGGGCTCGACTATTTCTACGACAAGAGCCCGCGCGACGTTCAGCAGGAGTGCTTCCGCCGGCACATCCGCGCCAGCCTGGAGACCGGCCTGCCGCTGATCGTGCACACCCGCGACGCCGACGACGACACCATGCGGATCGTCCGCGAAGAGGCTGCCGGCCAGCCGGTCAACGGCTTGCTGCATTGCTTCAGCTCAGGGCGACAACTCGCTGAAGAAGCACTGGATTTCGGCTTTTACATTTCCCTGTCGGGGATCGTCACCTTCAAGAAGTCGGAGGACCTCCGCGCCATTGTGAAGGACGTCCCGCTGGACCGGATTCTGGTGGAGACGGACGCGCCCTATCTGGCGCCGATCCCATTCCGCGGCAAGCGCAACGAACCGGCTTACGTCGCGCATACCGCGGCCTGCGTCGCCGGGGTGAAGGGCGTGGACGAGGCGGAGATGGCCCGGATCTCCACCGAGAACTTCTTCCGCCTGTTCCCCCGCGCCGGCTCGGCCGAACAGGCCGTTGCATGA
- a CDS encoding ABC transporter ATP-binding protein gives MAVQPIRKPTRLEPWQDPGQKPYVRIEKVTKTFGDFVAVDEVSLSIYRGEFFALLGGSGSGKTTLLRMLAGFETPTEGKIFIDGVDMAGIPPYERPVNMMFQSYALFPHMSVEQNVAFGLKQDGVAKAEIKERVGAILDLVQLGQFGKRKPHQLSGGQRQRVALARSLVKRPKLLLLDEPLGALDKRLRERTQFELVNIQEKLGVTFIVVTHDQEEAMTMSSRIAVMNHGVIAQTGTPTEIYEYPQSRFVAEFIGSVNMFEGRVVEDQADHVLIRSEDAGCDLYINHAVAVPAGATVGVAVRPEKIALSKEPPANTDGRNVTSGIVREIAYLGDVSIYLVELKTGKTVRVTAPNVVRRTEMPITWDDEVYLSWRPFAGVVLTQ, from the coding sequence ATGGCCGTCCAGCCGATCCGCAAGCCCACGCGCCTGGAGCCCTGGCAGGACCCGGGACAGAAGCCCTATGTGCGAATCGAGAAGGTGACCAAGACCTTCGGCGATTTCGTCGCCGTGGACGAAGTCAGCCTGTCGATCTACCGGGGGGAGTTCTTTGCCCTGTTGGGCGGCTCCGGGTCCGGAAAGACCACTTTGCTGCGCATGTTGGCCGGGTTCGAGACGCCGACCGAGGGCAAGATCTTCATCGACGGCGTCGATATGGCCGGCATTCCGCCATACGAGCGGCCGGTCAACATGATGTTCCAGTCCTACGCCCTGTTCCCGCACATGTCGGTGGAGCAGAACGTCGCCTTCGGCCTGAAGCAGGACGGCGTCGCCAAGGCGGAGATCAAGGAGCGGGTGGGGGCGATCCTCGATCTCGTCCAGCTCGGCCAGTTCGGCAAGCGCAAGCCGCACCAGCTCTCCGGCGGCCAGCGGCAACGCGTGGCGCTGGCCCGCTCGCTGGTCAAGCGGCCCAAGCTGCTTCTGCTGGACGAGCCGCTGGGCGCGCTGGACAAGCGGCTGCGCGAGCGGACCCAGTTCGAGCTGGTCAACATACAGGAGAAGCTGGGCGTCACCTTCATCGTGGTCACCCACGATCAGGAGGAAGCGATGACTATGTCCTCGCGGATCGCCGTCATGAATCACGGCGTCATCGCCCAGACCGGCACGCCGACCGAGATCTACGAATACCCGCAATCCCGCTTCGTCGCCGAGTTTATCGGCTCGGTGAACATGTTCGAGGGCAGGGTGGTGGAGGATCAGGCCGACCATGTGCTGATCCGCTCCGAGGACGCCGGCTGCGACCTCTACATCAACCACGCGGTGGCGGTCCCCGCCGGCGCCACGGTGGGCGTCGCCGTCCGCCCTGAGAAGATCGCGCTGAGCAAGGAGCCGCCGGCCAACACCGATGGGCGCAACGTCACCAGCGGGATCGTGCGCGAGATCGCCTATCTTGGCGACGTGTCGATCTATCTGGTCGAGCTGAAGACGGGCAAGACGGTGCGCGTCACGGCGCCCAACGTGGTGCGGCGCACCGAGATGCCCATCACCTGGGACGACGAGGTGTATTTGAGCTGGCGTCCCTTCGCCGGGGTGGTGCTGACGCAATGA
- a CDS encoding MBL fold metallo-hydrolase — protein MTGQRVTILGCGGSRGVPVIGLGWGACDPANPRNHRMRPSILVEWEQGQGAELGGRQENGVNVLVDTSPDLRQQLLNADVRQLDAVLWTHQHADHAHGIDELRELCRAMQAPIDAYGRADDLAELERRFSYCFEPLRPGDPFYRPVLTPHAVEGPFSVRGHRIVPFEQDHGYLKTLGYRFDKFAYSTDVVRLDEDAFVALEGVEVWVVDCARIEPPHPVHAHLALTLEWIARVRPKRAYLTHMDQTMDYDTLRRLLPAGVEPAYDGLVIEL, from the coding sequence ATGACCGGTCAACGGGTCACGATCCTTGGCTGCGGCGGATCGCGGGGCGTCCCCGTGATTGGTCTCGGCTGGGGCGCTTGTGACCCGGCGAACCCCCGGAACCACCGGATGCGCCCATCCATTCTGGTGGAGTGGGAGCAGGGGCAGGGGGCCGAGCTGGGCGGCCGGCAGGAGAACGGCGTCAACGTCCTGGTCGACACCTCGCCGGACCTGCGCCAGCAGCTTCTCAACGCGGATGTGCGGCAGCTGGACGCCGTGCTGTGGACGCACCAGCACGCCGACCACGCCCACGGCATCGATGAGTTGCGGGAGCTGTGCCGTGCGATGCAGGCTCCCATCGACGCCTACGGACGCGCCGACGACCTGGCCGAGTTGGAGCGGCGCTTCAGCTATTGCTTCGAACCCTTGCGTCCGGGCGATCCCTTCTATCGTCCGGTGCTGACGCCCCACGCGGTGGAGGGCCCGTTCTCGGTGCGCGGCCACCGGATCGTGCCGTTCGAGCAAGATCACGGCTACTTGAAGACCCTCGGCTACCGGTTTGATAAATTTGCCTATTCGACCGATGTTGTGAGATTGGATGAAGACGCCTTTGTGGCGCTGGAGGGCGTCGAGGTCTGGGTGGTGGACTGCGCTCGGATCGAGCCGCCACATCCGGTTCACGCCCATCTCGCCCTGACGCTGGAGTGGATCGCGCGGGTGCGCCCCAAGCGGGCCTACCTGACGCACATGGACCAGACTATGGATTACGATACGCTCCGCCGACTGCTTCCCGCTGGTGTCGAACCCGCCTATGATGGACTCGTCATTGAGCTTTAA
- a CDS encoding DUF4384 domain-containing protein, with the protein MNDAFALTFAPTTWRHRCAAALLAAVIGASVWPVHASNSSTDGETAPAQALTAPDDAPIPAVPDLSALRTALTEFHCAELEVAVGKDQRIAISGLTAGDTDPDSLALLAQDFLTGQRAAVEIERVSPALCEPLTLIGPFRASNAGSAASLSIRFKEAAGTSFVDGQDLMFDIVAPDFPAHLQVDYFTSDGDVIHLLPNPLEISGRVESGAVRRLGERGAGGRFWSVGPPYGHELIVVVASPAPLFAAPRPEAEAVASYLPALKQALDSAAPATVATARFLKTRAP; encoded by the coding sequence GTGAACGACGCCTTCGCGCTGACGTTTGCGCCGACGACATGGCGGCATCGATGCGCCGCTGCGCTGCTTGCCGCTGTCATCGGAGCCAGCGTGTGGCCGGTCCATGCCTCCAACTCCTCCACGGACGGCGAAACCGCACCGGCTCAGGCGCTTACCGCACCGGACGATGCGCCGATTCCCGCGGTGCCCGATCTGTCAGCGTTGCGGACGGCCTTGACGGAGTTTCATTGCGCCGAGTTGGAGGTCGCCGTCGGCAAGGATCAGAGGATTGCGATTTCCGGCTTGACCGCGGGTGACACCGATCCGGACAGTCTTGCGTTGCTCGCCCAGGACTTCCTTACCGGCCAGCGGGCCGCAGTGGAGATCGAGCGGGTATCCCCTGCCCTGTGCGAACCGCTGACCCTGATCGGCCCTTTTCGGGCTTCCAACGCCGGCTCGGCGGCGTCCTTATCGATCCGCTTCAAGGAAGCCGCCGGAACATCGTTCGTGGACGGCCAGGATTTGATGTTTGACATTGTAGCCCCTGATTTTCCAGCGCACCTGCAGGTGGACTATTTCACGTCGGACGGCGACGTGATTCATTTGTTGCCCAACCCTCTGGAGATCAGCGGCCGCGTGGAGTCCGGTGCGGTTCGCCGTCTGGGTGAGCGCGGCGCCGGAGGGCGCTTCTGGAGCGTCGGGCCGCCCTACGGTCACGAGTTGATCGTCGTGGTGGCCAGCCCAGCACCTTTGTTCGCCGCGCCGCGTCCCGAAGCCGAGGCGGTGGCGTCCTATCTTCCCGCTTTGAAACAGGCTTTGGACTCCGCCGCACCGGCCACCGTGGCCACCGCACGCTTCCTCAAAACCAGAGCGCCTTGA
- a CDS encoding PP2C family protein-serine/threonine phosphatase, translating into MHSALIDMIAVGQTDVGRVRSRNEDSFHLDPARGLAVICDGMGGHAGGDIASRTAVEVVAAVIAAQDRAEEGRTPSQAEEERAAADAASMVRSAVVAANRRINALNRQRGFAEGRGMGTTLVGLWRVPGTDRVIVFHAGDSRLYRLRGGELRLLTRDHSLYQVWLDNGRRGQAPHRNIIVRALGTGEQVEPEIAVHDLQPDDLYLLCSDGLTGIVPEGVIQRILTQQPPLTGEDACARLIALANGAGGPDNITLILARFVRLPP; encoded by the coding sequence ATGCATTCCGCCCTGATCGACATGATCGCTGTCGGACAAACGGATGTTGGCCGTGTCCGTTCGCGCAACGAGGATTCGTTTCACCTCGACCCGGCGCGCGGCTTGGCGGTGATCTGCGATGGCATGGGAGGGCACGCCGGTGGCGACATCGCCAGCCGCACCGCGGTGGAGGTGGTTGCCGCGGTCATCGCCGCCCAGGACCGTGCTGAAGAAGGCCGGACGCCATCCCAGGCGGAGGAGGAGAGGGCGGCTGCGGACGCCGCATCGATGGTGCGTTCTGCGGTGGTGGCTGCCAACCGCCGGATCAACGCCCTGAACCGCCAGCGCGGCTTTGCTGAGGGGCGCGGCATGGGAACCACGCTGGTTGGGCTCTGGCGGGTGCCGGGAACCGACCGCGTTATCGTGTTCCACGCCGGGGACAGCCGGCTGTATCGCCTGCGCGGCGGCGAGTTGCGCCTGCTGACGCGCGATCACAGTCTTTATCAAGTCTGGCTGGACAACGGACGCCGTGGACAGGCTCCCCATCGCAACATCATCGTTCGCGCGCTTGGCACCGGCGAGCAGGTTGAGCCCGAAATCGCCGTACATGATCTGCAGCCGGATGACTTGTATCTTCTGTGTTCGGATGGGCTGACCGGCATCGTGCCGGAGGGCGTGATCCAGCGCATTCTCACCCAACAGCCGCCGCTTACTGGCGAAGACGCCTGTGCCCGGTTGATTGCCCTCGCCAACGGTGCGGGCGGGCCGGACAACATCACCCTCATCCTTGCGCGATTCGTGCGTCTCCCGCCCTGA
- the metG gene encoding methionine--tRNA ligase, with the protein MTGSKTFYLTTPIYYVNDVPHIGHAYTTLACDVLARFMRLDGYDVKFLTGTDEHGQKVEKSAMNAGIAPQEFTDRVSKNFRDLVSLMNFSNDDFIRTTEPRHIASVQELWRRLESAGEIYLGSYAGWYSVRDEAFYGEDELTTSPSGKKIAPTGAECEWVEEPSYFFRLSAWQDRLLEFYEQNPDFIAPAGKRNEVMAFVKSGLKDLSVSRTTFKWGIPVPGNPDHIMYVWLDALANYITAVGFPDESGEYAKYWPANLHMVGKDILRFHAVYWPAFLMAAKLAPPKRVFAHGWWTIEGQKMSKSLGNVIAPETLVNTYGLDQTRYFLLREVPFGNDGDFSHKQMVQRINGNLANDYGNLVQRSLSMIGKNCGAAVPQPGAFTEADDALLGAARNLLPIVRAEIRSQSFHKALDAIWAVIGDGNRYVDEQAPWALKKTDPARMATVLYVLAETIRHLAILTQPIMPEASAKILDQLAQGPEARGFDRLGAGGALVAGTPLPTPQGVFPRYVDEAKS; encoded by the coding sequence GACTCCGATCTATTACGTGAACGACGTGCCGCACATCGGGCACGCGTACACCACGCTCGCCTGCGACGTGCTGGCCCGCTTCATGCGGCTGGACGGCTATGACGTGAAGTTCCTCACCGGCACCGACGAGCACGGCCAGAAGGTGGAGAAATCCGCCATGAACGCCGGCATCGCGCCGCAGGAGTTCACCGATCGCGTGTCGAAGAACTTCCGCGACCTCGTCTCGCTGATGAACTTCTCCAACGACGACTTCATCCGCACGACCGAGCCGCGGCACATCGCATCGGTGCAGGAACTGTGGCGCCGTCTGGAATCGGCCGGCGAGATTTATCTCGGCAGCTACGCCGGCTGGTACTCGGTGCGCGACGAGGCCTTCTACGGCGAGGATGAGCTGACCACGTCGCCGTCCGGCAAGAAGATCGCCCCGACCGGCGCCGAGTGCGAGTGGGTGGAGGAGCCGTCCTACTTCTTCCGCCTGTCGGCTTGGCAGGACCGCCTGCTGGAGTTCTACGAGCAGAATCCGGATTTCATTGCCCCTGCCGGCAAGCGCAACGAGGTGATGGCCTTCGTGAAGTCGGGGCTGAAGGACCTGTCGGTCAGCCGCACCACCTTCAAGTGGGGCATCCCCGTGCCGGGCAACCCCGACCACATCATGTATGTCTGGCTGGACGCCCTGGCCAACTACATCACCGCGGTCGGTTTCCCGGACGAGAGCGGCGAGTACGCCAAATACTGGCCGGCCAACCTGCACATGGTCGGCAAGGACATCCTGCGCTTCCACGCCGTCTATTGGCCGGCCTTCCTGATGGCCGCCAAGCTGGCCCCGCCCAAGCGCGTCTTCGCCCATGGCTGGTGGACCATCGAAGGCCAGAAGATGTCGAAGTCGCTGGGCAACGTCATCGCGCCGGAGACGCTGGTCAACACCTACGGCCTGGACCAGACCCGCTACTTCCTGCTGCGCGAGGTGCCCTTCGGCAACGACGGCGACTTCTCGCACAAGCAGATGGTGCAGCGGATCAACGGCAACCTCGCCAACGATTACGGGAACCTCGTGCAGCGCTCACTGTCGATGATCGGCAAGAACTGCGGGGCCGCCGTGCCGCAGCCGGGCGCCTTCACCGAGGCCGACGACGCCCTGCTCGGCGCCGCCCGCAACCTGCTGCCGATCGTCCGGGCGGAGATCCGGTCGCAGTCCTTCCACAAGGCGCTGGACGCCATCTGGGCGGTGATCGGCGACGGCAACCGTTATGTGGACGAACAGGCCCCCTGGGCGCTGAAGAAGACCGATCCGGCGCGCATGGCCACGGTGCTGTACGTGCTGGCCGAGACCATCCGCCATCTCGCGATCCTGACCCAGCCGATCATGCCGGAAGCCTCGGCGAAGATCCTGGACCAGCTGGCGCAGGGGCCGGAAGCCCGCGGGTTCGACCGGCTGGGGGCGGGTGGGGCACTGGTCGCCGGCACGCCGCTGCCCACGCCGCAGGGCGTGTTCCCCCGCTATGTGGACGAAGCGAAGAGCTGA
- a CDS encoding ABC transporter permease subunit gives MIDLLRRIGLWGRGVVVAIPYLWLLLFFLVPFLIVFGISLSEAMLAQPPYAPLIDWLVDEDAGTTKLQILLNLSNYLRLGGDDLYILAYLNSVKIALVTTVCCLLLGYPMAYAIARAEPSKRGPLMMLVILPFWTSFLIRIYAWIGILKANGVVDNLLQWTGLTTEPFELLYSDWAVYIGMTYCYLPFMVLPLYATLEKLDPTLLEAAADLGCRPWKAFLTVTLPLSLPGIIAGSLLVFIPSVGEFVTPELLGGPDTLMIGRVLWNEFFANRDWPVASAVAIALLLFLVVPIMVFQHVQGRQTEAGR, from the coding sequence ATGATCGATCTTCTGCGCCGGATCGGCCTGTGGGGGCGGGGGGTGGTGGTCGCCATCCCCTACCTGTGGCTTCTGCTGTTCTTCCTGGTGCCCTTCCTGATCGTGTTCGGCATCAGCCTGTCGGAGGCGATGCTGGCGCAGCCGCCCTACGCGCCGCTGATCGACTGGCTGGTGGACGAGGACGCGGGCACGACCAAACTCCAGATCCTGCTGAACCTGTCCAACTATCTGCGGCTGGGCGGGGACGATCTCTACATCCTGGCCTATCTGAATTCGGTGAAGATCGCGCTGGTCACCACCGTCTGCTGCCTGCTGCTCGGCTACCCCATGGCCTACGCCATCGCCAGGGCGGAGCCGTCCAAGCGCGGGCCGCTGATGATGCTGGTCATCCTGCCCTTCTGGACCAGCTTCCTGATCCGTATCTACGCCTGGATCGGCATCCTGAAGGCCAACGGTGTGGTGGACAACCTGCTGCAATGGACCGGCCTGACGACCGAGCCGTTCGAACTGCTCTACTCGGACTGGGCCGTCTACATCGGCATGACCTACTGCTATCTGCCCTTCATGGTGCTGCCGCTCTACGCGACGCTGGAGAAGCTGGACCCGACGCTGCTGGAGGCGGCGGCGGACCTCGGCTGCCGGCCCTGGAAGGCATTCCTGACGGTGACTCTGCCGCTGTCGCTGCCGGGCATCATCGCCGGATCGCTTCTGGTCTTCATCCCCTCGGTCGGCGAGTTCGTGACTCCGGAACTGTTGGGCGGTCCGGACACGCTGATGATCGGCCGCGTGCTGTGGAACGAGTTCTTCGCCAACCGCGACTGGCCGGTTGCCTCGGCGGTGGCCATCGCGCTTCTGCTGTTCCTGGTGGTGCCGATCATGGTCTTCCAGCATGTCCAGGGGCGTCAGACGGAGGCCGGGCGATGA
- a CDS encoding agmatine deiminase family protein, with translation MTTPAAEGFTMPGEWERHTRCWMAWPCRPETWPEGAFDAAAAAYTDVARAISRFEPVTMVCDPADVADASLACGPGVEILPLPISDSWIRDTGPSFVTDGKGLLAGVHWRFNAWGGNYPDSAKDQQVGRLMLEHLGLRRFEAPLVMEGGSFHVDGEGTLLTTEQCLLNPNRNPNLGKVEIEALLKEHLGISSVIWLGEGYQDDETDGHIDEIALFVKPGVVMAITTDDPGDANFKAFQDNLDRLKCARDAQGRELEVIPVRQPARRDENGVRLTLSYTNLYIANGGVVMPAFEDSADDEAFRIVRRAFPDREVVQVPALDIVRGGGGIHCITQQQPAL, from the coding sequence ATGACGACACCGGCGGCGGAAGGCTTCACCATGCCGGGCGAATGGGAACGGCACACCCGCTGCTGGATGGCGTGGCCGTGCCGGCCCGAGACGTGGCCCGAGGGGGCCTTCGACGCCGCCGCTGCCGCCTACACCGACGTCGCCCGCGCCATCAGCCGGTTCGAGCCGGTGACCATGGTCTGCGATCCCGCCGACGTCGCCGACGCTTCCCTGGCCTGCGGGCCGGGCGTTGAGATCCTGCCTCTGCCCATCAGCGACTCTTGGATTCGCGACACCGGACCCAGCTTCGTCACCGACGGGAAAGGGCTGCTGGCCGGTGTCCATTGGCGTTTCAACGCCTGGGGCGGCAACTATCCGGACAGCGCCAAGGACCAGCAGGTCGGGCGCCTGATGCTCGAACATCTCGGCCTGCGCCGCTTCGAAGCGCCATTGGTCATGGAGGGCGGCTCTTTCCATGTGGACGGGGAGGGCACGCTGCTGACGACTGAGCAGTGCCTGCTGAATCCCAACCGCAACCCGAATCTCGGCAAGGTGGAAATCGAGGCGCTTCTGAAGGAGCATCTCGGCATCTCCAGCGTGATCTGGCTGGGTGAGGGCTATCAGGACGACGAGACGGACGGCCACATCGACGAGATCGCCCTGTTCGTGAAGCCCGGCGTCGTCATGGCGATCACCACCGACGATCCCGGCGACGCCAATTTCAAAGCGTTCCAGGACAATCTGGACCGGTTGAAGTGCGCCCGCGACGCCCAGGGGCGGGAACTGGAGGTCATCCCGGTCCGCCAGCCGGCGCGACGCGATGAGAACGGCGTGCGGCTGACCCTGTCCTACACGAATCTCTACATCGCCAATGGCGGCGTCGTCATGCCGGCCTTCGAGGATTCGGCGGACGACGAGGCTTTCCGCATCGTGCGCCGAGCCTTTCCGGACCGCGAGGTTGTTCAGGTTCCGGCGCTGGACATCGTGCGCGGCGGCGGCGGCATCCACTGCATCACCCAACAGCAGCCGGCGCTCTGA
- a CDS encoding lysozyme inhibitor LprI family protein, which translates to MPRSSWLFGPALSLFLIPFAAMAQTPPDCAKPSSRAERTICASADLKVAAEDMATLLRDTLGNSADDRDAIERAQKAFLTERDGTCADKSTIPACRALYEKRAADLAAQNSAAQKKLAAVVAGIPKDAKAAAAALLRYSGAPAKAWLVYLYQSGAVAVPDKDATVRRLVDEILNQGLPKDPYLLEEMANLGDVQGAPLSTSLLFLRHVLSTTEMDAPCFLFTKHGQPAFEAFGAFWGNARDETPGLCNPPSSLFDLPEWQAVSTHMDPAIEPALVERGSIRHGYERQFEVDDLQASLVPSTLLEAPMSAEAKKMAEQRGRAVAAFRSWSDFDVWPEKEYRAAVHTLPAAITATSKLYREKFKLNPQTADQAARAAADRFIAGRLGLIMPDD; encoded by the coding sequence ATGCCTCGCTCCTCGTGGCTTTTCGGCCCCGCGTTGTCGCTCTTTCTGATTCCGTTCGCCGCCATGGCTCAGACGCCACCCGATTGCGCCAAACCATCCAGTCGCGCTGAACGGACCATTTGCGCCAGTGCCGACCTGAAGGTCGCCGCCGAGGACATGGCGACGCTCCTGCGTGACACCTTGGGAAACTCCGCTGACGACCGGGATGCCATTGAGCGTGCGCAGAAAGCGTTCCTGACCGAACGTGACGGCACCTGCGCCGACAAATCCACCATCCCGGCCTGTCGAGCCCTATACGAGAAACGCGCCGCCGACCTCGCCGCTCAGAATTCAGCGGCGCAGAAGAAACTGGCTGCGGTTGTCGCCGGCATTCCGAAGGATGCCAAGGCCGCGGCCGCGGCGCTCCTGCGCTACAGCGGTGCGCCAGCAAAGGCATGGCTGGTGTATCTCTACCAGAGTGGCGCCGTGGCGGTGCCCGACAAGGACGCCACGGTACGCCGGCTGGTGGATGAGATCTTGAACCAAGGTCTCCCGAAAGATCCCTATCTCCTTGAAGAAATGGCGAATCTCGGCGACGTTCAAGGAGCGCCACTGAGCACGTCGCTGCTGTTCCTGCGCCACGTCCTGTCGACCACGGAAATGGACGCGCCCTGCTTCCTGTTCACCAAGCATGGACAGCCGGCCTTCGAAGCCTTCGGCGCCTTCTGGGGCAACGCGCGCGACGAGACGCCCGGCCTGTGCAATCCGCCGTCCTCCCTGTTCGATTTGCCGGAATGGCAAGCCGTATCCACCCACATGGACCCGGCCATCGAGCCGGCCCTGGTGGAACGGGGCAGCATCCGCCATGGCTATGAACGCCAGTTCGAAGTGGACGATCTTCAGGCGTCGCTGGTGCCCAGCACGCTTCTCGAAGCGCCCATGTCCGCCGAAGCCAAGAAGATGGCCGAGCAGCGCGGCCGGGCCGTGGCCGCTTTTCGATCCTGGAGCGATTTCGACGTTTGGCCGGAGAAGGAGTATCGCGCGGCGGTGCACACCCTGCCCGCGGCCATTACTGCAACATCAAAGCTTTACAGGGAAAAATTCAAGCTGAATCCCCAGACGGCGGATCAGGCGGCCAGGGCGGCCGCAGACCGTTTCATCGCCGGGCGGCTGGGTCTCATCATGCCGGACGACTGA
- a CDS encoding ABC transporter permease subunit has translation MKQMGKLAWALWFGYAFLYVPIALLIFYSFNESRLVTVWGGFSTKWYAELLQNDQLLGAAWLSLKVAAMSATASVVLGTVAGLALARFGRFRGRTLFGGMITAPLVMPEVITGLSLLLLFVALEQAIGWPDGRGMTTITIAHTTFTMAYVAVIIQSRLVSLDESLEEAAMDLGARPAKVFFVITLPIIAPAIVSGWLLAFTLSLDDVVVASFVSGPGSTTLPMVIFSSVKFGISPQINALATLMMVVVATGIFIASLVMARQDRQRKRDEQMAVQGG, from the coding sequence ATGAAGCAGATGGGAAAACTGGCCTGGGCGCTGTGGTTCGGCTACGCCTTCCTCTATGTGCCGATCGCCCTGCTGATCTTCTACTCCTTCAACGAGTCGCGGCTGGTCACGGTGTGGGGCGGCTTCTCGACCAAATGGTACGCGGAGCTTCTGCAGAACGACCAGCTTCTCGGGGCGGCGTGGCTGTCGCTCAAGGTGGCGGCGATGTCGGCGACCGCGTCGGTGGTGCTCGGCACCGTCGCCGGTCTGGCGCTGGCCCGCTTCGGGCGGTTCCGCGGGCGGACGCTGTTCGGCGGCATGATCACCGCGCCGCTGGTCATGCCGGAGGTCATCACCGGCCTGTCGCTTCTGCTGCTGTTCGTGGCGCTGGAGCAGGCGATCGGCTGGCCGGACGGCCGCGGCATGACGACGATCACCATCGCCCACACCACCTTCACCATGGCCTATGTGGCGGTCATCATCCAGTCGCGCCTCGTCAGCCTGGACGAGAGCTTGGAAGAGGCCGCGATGGACCTCGGCGCCCGCCCGGCCAAGGTCTTCTTCGTCATCACGCTGCCGATCATCGCGCCGGCCATCGTGTCGGGTTGGCTGCTCGCCTTCACCCTGTCGCTCGACGACGTGGTGGTCGCCAGCTTTGTGTCGGGTCCGGGCTCCACCACGCTGCCGATGGTCATCTTCTCCAGCGTGAAGTTCGGCATCAGCCCGCAGATCAACGCGCTGGCGACGCTGATGATGGTGGTGGTCGCCACCGGTATCTTCATCGCCAGTCTGGTGATGGCGCGGCAGGACCGGCAGAGGAAGCGGGACGAGCAGATGGCGGTGCAGGGGGGCTGA